From the genome of Neodiprion pinetum isolate iyNeoPine1 chromosome 3, iyNeoPine1.2, whole genome shotgun sequence, one region includes:
- the LOC124213772 gene encoding uncharacterized protein isoform X1 has protein sequence MYHGLTQPRDTHHCSYTKKLYALVALIYIYTGLDLSVVPSRQLNVTIIEVTMSTCVFCKTKQSKYCGRSFHKFPVKDVLHLQQWLKEMKRKDWKPNRNSTLCSAHFTNDCFDRTGFLITLKKNSVPTIFDNPKSECSSCHRLREYGRGYSFFKFPLDEPDIMKQWIANINIGPWSPSSDSFLCSDHFELSCFQKKSKNYITLRKGSIPTLFGENLQQTEFQDESDRPTTVNVTKLHEHLHICT, from the exons ATGTACCACGGTCTTACCCAGCCCCGtgacactcaccactgctcgtatactaaaaaattgtacgcgctTGTcgcactgatatatatatacactggattGGATTTAAGCGTGGTGCCGTCACGCCAATTGAACG TAACAATTATTGAGGTAACAATGAGTACCTGcgttttttgcaaaacaaagCAATCAAAATATTGTGGGCGATCATTTCACAA ATTTCCCGTGAAAGATGTGTTGCACCTTCAGCAGTGgttaaaagaaatgaagaggAAGGACTGGAAGCCAAACCGAAATAGCACATTGTGTTCGGCTCATTTTACAAACGACTGCTTCGATAGGACAGGATTCCtaattacattgaaaaagaACAGTGTACCAACTATATTTGACAACCCAAAATCAGAGTGTTCATCTTGTCACCGATTAAGGGAATATGGACGTGGCTATTCATTCTTCAA GTTCCCATTGGATGAACCTGATATTATGAAGCAGTGGATTGCAAATATAAACATTGGTCCGTGGTCTCCATCAAGTGATAGCTTTCTGTGTTCCGACCACTTTGAACTCTCTTGCTTtcagaagaaaagtaaaaattacatAACTTTACGAAAAGGCAGTATCCCAACGTTATTTG GTGAAAACTTGCAGCAGACCGAATTTCAGGATGAATCCGATCGGCCCACCACAGTGAATGTAACCAAATTACATGAGCACCTACACATTTGTACCTGA
- the LOC124213772 gene encoding uncharacterized protein isoform X2: protein MYHGLTQPRDTHHCSYTKKLYALVALIYIYTGLDLSVVPSRQLNVTIIEVTMSTCVFCKTKQSKYCGRSFHKFPVKDVLHLQQWLKEMKRKDWKPNRNSTLCSAHFTNDCFDRTGFLITLKKNSVPTIFDNPKSECSSCHRLREYGRGYSFFKFPLDEPDIMKQWIANINIGPWSPSSDSFLCSDHFELSCFQKKSKNYITLRKGSIPTLFAPL, encoded by the exons ATGTACCACGGTCTTACCCAGCCCCGtgacactcaccactgctcgtatactaaaaaattgtacgcgctTGTcgcactgatatatatatacactggattGGATTTAAGCGTGGTGCCGTCACGCCAATTGAACG TAACAATTATTGAGGTAACAATGAGTACCTGcgttttttgcaaaacaaagCAATCAAAATATTGTGGGCGATCATTTCACAA ATTTCCCGTGAAAGATGTGTTGCACCTTCAGCAGTGgttaaaagaaatgaagaggAAGGACTGGAAGCCAAACCGAAATAGCACATTGTGTTCGGCTCATTTTACAAACGACTGCTTCGATAGGACAGGATTCCtaattacattgaaaaagaACAGTGTACCAACTATATTTGACAACCCAAAATCAGAGTGTTCATCTTGTCACCGATTAAGGGAATATGGACGTGGCTATTCATTCTTCAA GTTCCCATTGGATGAACCTGATATTATGAAGCAGTGGATTGCAAATATAAACATTGGTCCGTGGTCTCCATCAAGTGATAGCTTTCTGTGTTCCGACCACTTTGAACTCTCTTGCTTtcagaagaaaagtaaaaattacatAACTTTACGAAAAGGCAGTATCCCAACGTTATTTG CTCCACTTTGA
- the LOC124213772 gene encoding uncharacterized protein isoform X3, with amino-acid sequence MSTCVFCKTKQSKYCGRSFHKFPVKDVLHLQQWLKEMKRKDWKPNRNSTLCSAHFTNDCFDRTGFLITLKKNSVPTIFDNPKSECSSCHRLREYGRGYSFFKFPLDEPDIMKQWIANINIGPWSPSSDSFLCSDHFELSCFQKKSKNYITLRKGSIPTLFGENLQQTEFQDESDRPTTVNVTKLHEHLHICT; translated from the exons ATGAGTACCTGcgttttttgcaaaacaaagCAATCAAAATATTGTGGGCGATCATTTCACAA ATTTCCCGTGAAAGATGTGTTGCACCTTCAGCAGTGgttaaaagaaatgaagaggAAGGACTGGAAGCCAAACCGAAATAGCACATTGTGTTCGGCTCATTTTACAAACGACTGCTTCGATAGGACAGGATTCCtaattacattgaaaaagaACAGTGTACCAACTATATTTGACAACCCAAAATCAGAGTGTTCATCTTGTCACCGATTAAGGGAATATGGACGTGGCTATTCATTCTTCAA GTTCCCATTGGATGAACCTGATATTATGAAGCAGTGGATTGCAAATATAAACATTGGTCCGTGGTCTCCATCAAGTGATAGCTTTCTGTGTTCCGACCACTTTGAACTCTCTTGCTTtcagaagaaaagtaaaaattacatAACTTTACGAAAAGGCAGTATCCCAACGTTATTTG GTGAAAACTTGCAGCAGACCGAATTTCAGGATGAATCCGATCGGCCCACCACAGTGAATGTAACCAAATTACATGAGCACCTACACATTTGTACCTGA
- the LOC138190519 gene encoding uncharacterized protein gives MQEIRKEKEVLHRISQASNAIRRKHRILKTGKESLQETMKDVFKPVVTPLQELVNVSRGTKLVKEEVKEELKTETKDEPKNEMEDSFATAEEEDQTVTESSVRSKDEYLEMLNDKQRQQELDTVCGVRSLSTAGLMVGDSSISFERDSVRIGNTLYPKTQGLLELLFKKMPNSAHVTRNDRENYRNILLATNAHRKYYSATEPIRNAQSVKFKHLIAELLNISTSGKDVSPLSQMSKRTGKGVLLPQAWVTRQGVKTDYIFWDDANELVERLRLLLASQAAGNTSHNNEIMSILEELREDGIIY, from the coding sequence ATGCAGGAAATtcgtaaggaaaaagaagtctTGCATCGTATCTCTCAAGCGAGTAATGCGATTCGTCGTAAGCACAGAATCCTCAAGACGGGAAAAGAGTCGCTGCAGGAAACAATGAAGGATGTCTTCAAACCTGTGGTAACCCCGCTGCAGGAATTAGTCAATGTTTCTCGAGGCACGAAACTTGTCAAGGAAGAGGTGAAGGAAGAActcaaaactgaaacgaagGATGAGCCGAAGAACGAAATGGAAGATTCTTTTGCAACTGCAGAGGAAGAGGATCAAACCGTCACGGAATCGTCGGTGAGATCAAAGGATGAATATCTTGAGATGCTCAACGATAAACAAAGACAGCAGGAGTTGGATACCGTGTGCGGGGTACGGAGTCTTTCTACTGCCGGGCTGATGGTTGGTGATTCATCGATAAGCTTCGAGCGCGATTCCGTTCGCATAGGCAACACGCTCTATCCGAAAACTCAAGGACTGCTGGAGCTACTGTTTAAAAAGATGCCCAACAGCGCTCACGTTACCCGCAACGACAGggagaattacagaaatatcctTCTCGCAACAAATGCTCACAGAAAGTACTATAGCGCCACCGAGCCTATCCGAAACGCTCAGAGCGTCAAATTCAAACATTTAATTGCTGAGCTGCTGAATATTTCTACGTCAGGCAAAGACGTATCACCGTTGTCACAGATGTCGAAGCGTACGGGCAAAGGTGTTCTGCTACCTCAGGCTTGGgttactcgacaaggtgttaaaacagattatattttctggGACGACGCTAACGAGCTGGTGGaacgtcttcgtttactcctggcatctcaaGCAGCTGGGAATACAAGTCacaacaatgaaattatgtCGATTCTGGAAGAATTGCGGGAAGAcggaatcatttattag